The Clostridiaceae bacterium HFYG-1003 genome includes a window with the following:
- the tyrS gene encoding tyrosine--tRNA ligase, which translates to MTVFEELTRRGYIKQLTHPEEIKNLLEKDKVVFYIGFDPTADSLHVGHFIALMFMAHMQRAGHVPIALLGAATAMIGDPSGKTDMRSMMTRETIDNNAECMKKQMERLIDFSEGRAIMDNNANWLFDLNYIDFLRDVGVHFSVNNMLRADSIRLRLERGLSFLEFNYMLMQSYDFLVLHQKYNCIMQLGGDDQWSNMLGGMDLIRRKEGKDAFAMTCTLLTNSEGQKMGKTVNGALWLDKNKTSVHDFYQYWRNVDDADVIKCLKLLTFYPIEEIERMEREWTGQQLNEAKRILAFEVTSLIHGKEEAQAVEKAAQALFGSGSDLSAVPQIPVSAADIGRTLLDILTEHGVFPSKSEGRRNIEQGGVTLNDEKISDVNRTLNETDLTEGDAMVRKGKKKFYRMVRTEG; encoded by the coding sequence ATGACAGTATTTGAAGAACTGACCCGAAGAGGGTATATTAAGCAGCTGACGCACCCGGAAGAGATTAAGAATCTGCTGGAAAAGGACAAGGTTGTCTTCTACATTGGCTTTGACCCCACGGCGGATTCGCTGCATGTGGGTCACTTCATCGCGCTGATGTTCATGGCCCACATGCAGCGGGCCGGTCACGTTCCGATTGCCCTGCTGGGGGCAGCCACTGCCATGATCGGAGATCCTTCGGGCAAAACGGACATGCGCAGCATGATGACTAGGGAAACCATTGACAACAACGCGGAATGCATGAAGAAGCAGATGGAAAGGCTCATCGACTTCTCCGAAGGCCGTGCCATCATGGATAACAATGCCAACTGGCTCTTCGATCTCAACTACATTGATTTCCTGCGTGATGTCGGCGTGCATTTCTCCGTGAACAACATGCTGCGGGCAGATTCCATCCGGCTGCGGCTGGAACGTGGCCTGTCCTTCCTTGAATTCAACTATATGCTGATGCAGAGCTACGATTTCCTTGTGCTCCATCAGAAATACAACTGCATCATGCAGCTGGGCGGCGATGACCAGTGGTCCAACATGCTGGGCGGAATGGATCTGATCCGGCGCAAGGAAGGCAAAGATGCCTTTGCCATGACCTGCACGCTTCTGACCAACTCAGAGGGGCAGAAAATGGGCAAGACCGTCAACGGCGCGCTCTGGCTGGATAAAAATAAAACATCGGTCCATGATTTCTACCAGTACTGGCGGAATGTGGATGATGCGGATGTCATCAAGTGCCTGAAACTTCTGACCTTCTACCCCATTGAAGAGATCGAGCGGATGGAGCGGGAATGGACCGGCCAGCAGCTCAATGAAGCCAAGCGGATACTTGCCTTTGAGGTCACCAGTCTGATTCATGGCAAAGAAGAGGCCCAGGCGGTTGAAAAAGCGGCTCAAGCCCTGTTTGGCAGCGGCAGTGATCTTTCGGCTGTCCCTCAGATTCCCGTGTCAGCGGCTGATATTGGGCGGACACTGCTCGATATTCTGACCGAGCACGGGGTATTCCCGAGCAAGTCAGAGGGCCGGCGCAACATCGAGCAGGGCGGAGTGACCCTCAATGATGAAAAGATCAGCGATGTTAACCGGACGCTGAACGAAACAGACCTGACGGAAGGCGATGCCATGGTGCGCAAGGGCAAGAAAAAGTTCTACCGCATGGTACGGACTGAGGGCTAG
- a CDS encoding metallophosphoesterase, with translation MALYAISDLHLSFTDDKPMDVFGEVWVNHDERIRANWLAKIREEDTVLLGGDLSWSMTLQEAVKELDFIAALPGRKIAIKGNHDYWWSSITKLNGMYDNISFIQNNFFTWENTAICGTRGWVCQGSEKFTEADAPIYRREGIRLENSLKAARAAGYQDIIAMIHYPPMNEYGQDSVFTDLMEQYGVRKVIYGHLHGQALKNVFQGLRNGVEYIMTSGDFIQFDPVLIEKGIE, from the coding sequence TTGGCACTGTATGCAATCAGCGACCTGCATCTCTCCTTCACCGACGACAAGCCGATGGATGTCTTCGGAGAGGTATGGGTCAATCATGATGAACGAATTCGCGCCAACTGGCTGGCCAAGATCCGGGAAGAAGACACAGTCCTCCTGGGTGGCGACCTGTCCTGGTCCATGACGCTGCAGGAAGCGGTCAAGGAGCTGGATTTCATTGCCGCGCTGCCCGGCCGCAAGATCGCCATCAAGGGCAACCATGACTACTGGTGGAGTTCCATTACCAAACTCAATGGAATGTACGACAACATTTCGTTTATCCAGAATAATTTCTTCACCTGGGAAAATACGGCCATCTGCGGCACTCGCGGCTGGGTCTGCCAGGGCTCAGAGAAATTCACGGAAGCGGACGCGCCGATTTACCGCAGAGAGGGGATCCGTCTCGAAAACAGCCTGAAGGCCGCCCGGGCCGCCGGATACCAAGATATCATTGCTATGATTCACTATCCGCCGATGAACGAATACGGTCAGGACTCGGTGTTTACCGATCTGATGGAACAGTATGGCGTGCGCAAGGTCATTTACGGGCATCTGCATGGACAGGCGCTGAAGAATGTTTTTCAGGGCTTACGAAATGGCGTGGAGTATATCATGACTTCCGGCGATTTTATTCAGTTTGATCCCGTACTTATTGAAAAAGGAATCGAATAA
- a CDS encoding metalloregulator ArsR/SmtB family transcription factor, with protein sequence MEPIFHEYEDTAALLKSIAHPVRICIIMGLERKGYCNVTDMKCGLDLPQSTVSTHLGILRDAGVVETLRKGTEIYYQLKDQRIIEILHTLGVKNHE encoded by the coding sequence ATGGAGCCAATATTTCACGAGTATGAAGACACGGCTGCTTTGTTGAAGAGTATCGCCCATCCGGTGCGAATCTGCATCATCATGGGACTGGAGCGAAAAGGTTACTGCAATGTCACGGATATGAAATGCGGACTGGATCTGCCGCAGTCCACGGTATCAACCCACCTGGGCATCCTGCGGGATGCAGGGGTCGTTGAAACGCTGCGCAAAGGCACTGAGATCTATTACCAGTTGAAAGATCAGAGGATCATCGAAATACTGCATACCTTAGGAGTTAAGAATCATGAGTAA
- a CDS encoding FAD-dependent oxidoreductase, which produces MSKKILIVGGVAGGATSATRLRRLDETASIIMFERGPYVSFANCGLPYHIGEVIKERSNLVVTTKEALWNRYRIDVRTETEVIAVHPESKEVTVRAKDGSEYKESYDELILSPGAMPLTPPIPGINHELVKSLRNIPDMDKIKEIVDGGAKSCAVIGGGFIGIEVAENLIHRGLNVTLIEAAPHILAPLDTEISMICEKEMRDNGIELIINDGVKSFTEISGGIRTETASGRQIDADFVVAAIGVRPDTAFLKESGIELNPRGYIKVNERMATSADHIWAAGDAVETFDSVTGGAATIALAGPANRQARIIADNIMGINRTYKGSQGTSILQIFDLVAASTGNNERQLRQKGIDYRAYFVHPMNHATYYPGAMQLTAKILVDPQGKLLGAQAVGYEGVDKFIDVLAAVLWMKGDVNDLADLDLAYAPPFLSAKSPANMAGFTAQNDLEGLVKSRTFLQFESEYNKETDLIIDVREEVEFEQHALPGAINIPLNSLRERLGEIPAGKRLWTYCSIGLRGYTANRILTQHGFEAFNLAGGTRLLALGTVEETHTGGHKGKQDVMTTHEDGTQVLPEEHVQAAAEAVMAAAEPVRVIEVDACGLSCPGPLMKMKENMDKINPGEVLHIRASDPGFYEDVKAWARRTGTEVLSLSKAKGFVDVQLKKAASLEECILPVDPTCQQPSKNKTLVVFSGDLDKAIASFIIANGAAAMGGKVTMFFTFWGINVLRKSTPVSVQKNFIESLFGRMMPRGAGKLGLSKMNMAGMGPAMIKKIMKDKNVDSLESLMMTAQKNGVELVACQMSMDLLGLKLEELIDGVKVGGVGYYLGDAEESAVNLFI; this is translated from the coding sequence ATGAGTAAGAAAATTTTAATTGTCGGCGGCGTCGCCGGCGGAGCAACTTCGGCCACTCGTCTGCGCCGACTGGATGAAACCGCGTCCATCATCATGTTTGAGCGCGGCCCCTATGTCAGTTTCGCCAACTGCGGCCTGCCTTACCATATCGGTGAAGTGATCAAGGAACGCAGCAACCTGGTTGTCACCACCAAGGAAGCCCTGTGGAACCGCTACCGCATCGATGTTCGAACCGAAACCGAAGTGATCGCAGTTCATCCCGAATCAAAGGAAGTAACCGTACGGGCCAAGGACGGCTCGGAGTATAAGGAAAGCTATGATGAGCTGATCCTGTCACCCGGCGCCATGCCGCTGACTCCGCCCATTCCCGGAATCAACCACGAACTGGTGAAGAGCCTGCGCAACATTCCGGACATGGACAAGATCAAGGAAATCGTGGACGGCGGAGCCAAGTCCTGCGCCGTCATCGGCGGCGGCTTCATCGGCATTGAAGTAGCGGAGAACCTGATTCATCGCGGTTTGAACGTCACTCTGATCGAAGCCGCGCCGCACATTCTGGCACCCCTTGATACCGAGATCAGCATGATCTGCGAGAAGGAGATGCGGGATAACGGCATTGAGCTGATCATCAATGACGGAGTCAAGAGCTTCACTGAAATCAGCGGCGGCATTCGGACAGAAACTGCCTCCGGCCGTCAGATCGATGCCGATTTTGTGGTTGCAGCCATCGGAGTCCGTCCGGACACCGCTTTCCTGAAAGAATCAGGAATTGAGCTGAACCCAAGAGGCTATATCAAGGTCAATGAGCGAATGGCGACTTCAGCGGATCATATCTGGGCAGCCGGCGACGCCGTGGAGACGTTTGACTCCGTGACCGGCGGAGCGGCAACCATTGCCCTGGCAGGACCGGCTAACCGGCAGGCCCGCATCATCGCTGACAACATTATGGGGATTAACCGGACCTACAAGGGCTCCCAGGGAACCTCCATTCTGCAGATCTTTGACCTGGTGGCTGCTTCCACCGGAAACAACGAGCGGCAGCTCCGCCAAAAGGGCATCGATTACCGGGCTTACTTCGTTCACCCGATGAACCATGCCACCTATTACCCGGGAGCCATGCAGCTCACGGCCAAGATCCTGGTGGATCCTCAGGGCAAGCTCCTGGGCGCACAGGCGGTTGGATACGAAGGCGTCGACAAGTTCATCGACGTACTGGCAGCCGTTCTGTGGATGAAAGGTGACGTCAATGACCTGGCAGATCTGGATCTGGCCTATGCACCGCCGTTCCTGTCGGCCAAATCTCCGGCCAACATGGCTGGCTTCACGGCTCAGAATGACCTGGAGGGACTGGTCAAATCCAGAACCTTCCTGCAGTTTGAATCAGAATACAACAAAGAAACCGACCTCATCATCGATGTCCGGGAAGAAGTGGAATTCGAGCAGCACGCACTGCCCGGCGCCATCAACATTCCCCTGAATTCCCTGCGGGAACGCCTGGGTGAAATTCCGGCAGGCAAGCGCCTGTGGACCTACTGTTCCATTGGTCTGAGAGGCTATACCGCCAACCGGATCCTGACCCAGCACGGCTTTGAAGCCTTTAACCTGGCAGGCGGTACCCGGCTGCTGGCTCTGGGCACGGTAGAAGAAACTCATACCGGCGGTCACAAAGGCAAGCAGGACGTGATGACAACCCATGAAGACGGAACTCAGGTTCTGCCGGAAGAGCATGTCCAGGCTGCCGCTGAAGCTGTCATGGCAGCGGCTGAACCGGTCCGGGTGATTGAAGTCGATGCCTGCGGTCTTTCCTGCCCCGGCCCCCTCATGAAAATGAAGGAGAACATGGACAAGATCAATCCGGGCGAAGTGCTGCACATTAGGGCCTCGGATCCGGGTTTCTATGAAGACGTCAAGGCCTGGGCCCGGCGCACCGGAACCGAAGTGCTGTCTCTGTCAAAGGCAAAAGGCTTCGTCGATGTTCAGTTGAAGAAGGCGGCTTCTCTGGAAGAGTGCATCCTACCGGTGGATCCGACCTGCCAGCAGCCCTCCAAGAATAAGACCCTGGTGGTCTTCTCCGGGGATCTGGACAAGGCCATCGCCTCCTTCATCATTGCCAACGGCGCAGCCGCCATGGGCGGAAAAGTCACGATGTTCTTCACCTTCTGGGGCATCAATGTTCTGCGCAAGTCGACCCCGGTCAGCGTTCAGAAGAACTTCATCGAAAGTCTCTTCGGCCGGATGATGCCGCGCGGCGCCGGCAAGCTGGGACTGTCCAAAATGAACATGGCGGGCATGGGTCCGGCCATGATCAAGAAGATCATGAAGGACAAGAATGTAGACTCCCTGGAATCCTTGATGATGACCGCTCAGAAGAACGGAGTGGAACTGGTTGCCTGCCAGATGTCCATGGACCTTCTGGGCCTGAAGCTGGAAGAACTCATCGACGGCGTCAAAGTCGGCGGCGTGGGCTATTACCTGGGCGACGCCGAGGAATCAGCAGTCAATCTGTTCATCTAA
- a CDS encoding GTP pyrophosphokinase family protein, with translation MARKDWGSFYVPYEQAIEELKIKLRGIRKEYRKRNEYSPIEFITGRVKELSSMLEKANKFNIPHDRLRFELEDIAGIRIMVQFVDDIWTVVELIRSRQDMTVMYEKDYVTNVKPSGYRSYHMVLKYPVYMAEGVVDILVEIQIRTLAMNFWATAEHSLNYKYKQQIPENIRQKLKLSAESAYLLDEVMMEIKDEIKDAQLLFEVKSDLVSNIMDQILLLTSLDRGREASKHQLALNKLAETGNVDELQLLLEDVSRDVKRFRHL, from the coding sequence ATGGCAAGAAAAGATTGGGGATCCTTTTATGTACCGTATGAGCAGGCGATCGAGGAACTCAAGATCAAGCTCAGGGGCATTCGCAAGGAATACCGCAAACGAAATGAATACTCGCCCATTGAGTTCATTACGGGGCGGGTGAAGGAACTCTCCAGCATGCTGGAGAAAGCCAATAAATTCAATATTCCGCATGACCGGCTCCGGTTCGAGCTGGAAGACATTGCGGGAATCCGCATCATGGTTCAGTTTGTTGACGACATCTGGACGGTGGTGGAGCTGATCCGCAGCCGTCAGGACATGACCGTGATGTATGAAAAAGATTATGTCACCAACGTTAAGCCCAGCGGCTACCGGTCCTATCATATGGTTCTCAAGTATCCGGTTTACATGGCCGAGGGTGTAGTGGATATTTTGGTAGAAATCCAGATCCGCACCTTGGCAATGAACTTCTGGGCGACAGCGGAGCATTCCCTGAATTACAAATATAAGCAGCAGATTCCGGAAAACATCCGGCAGAAGCTGAAGCTGTCGGCTGAATCTGCCTATCTGCTCGATGAAGTCATGATGGAAATCAAGGATGAAATCAAGGATGCCCAGCTGCTCTTCGAAGTGAAGTCAGATCTGGTTTCCAACATCATGGACCAGATCCTGCTGTTAACCTCCCTGGACCGCGGTCGGGAAGCCTCCAAGCACCAGCTGGCCCTTAACAAGCTGGCTGAAACCGGAAATGTGGATGAACTCCAGCTGCTGCTGGAGGATGTCAGCCGCGATGTGAAGCGGTTCCGTCACTTATAG
- a CDS encoding ATP-binding protein — protein MNFIETYHAVELTLAAGAVPLIIGESGIGKTALIRRYCQEMNLYLVNIDANLLKEGEIGGLPTVEKGRTFYATHHKLAQMDELLERGDKGCLLFIDEINRCDHAVQQELMNLILNREINGYHLDERVIVASAMNPSARMEDFKHTEYQVVEMDPAQENRFVWFNMDSDAREWILWGLQEGDIHAQVIEFISSFDEYLHSASEEEFIEATPRSWERVSDALKVMDRSTHFTRETLYHFVRGNVGTRIAQDFMGFLKENENPLLKARDLFQLDQVTQSVKDEIAQSSHSRLYILMMNLLKELKGEVSDQRVRRVSQILLLYPRDLRISLMKEIREVYGKDLYLLLREDDLFLEAFFECYR, from the coding sequence ATGAATTTCATTGAAACTTATCACGCGGTGGAACTGACTCTGGCCGCGGGAGCCGTGCCCCTGATCATCGGAGAGTCCGGCATTGGCAAGACGGCTCTGATCCGGCGCTACTGCCAGGAAATGAACCTGTATCTGGTCAATATCGATGCCAATCTCCTGAAAGAAGGCGAAATCGGTGGTCTTCCCACGGTGGAGAAGGGCCGCACCTTTTACGCGACGCACCACAAGCTGGCTCAGATGGATGAGCTGCTGGAGCGGGGGGATAAGGGCTGCCTGCTGTTCATCGATGAAATTAACCGCTGTGACCATGCGGTGCAGCAGGAACTGATGAATCTGATTTTGAACCGGGAAATCAACGGCTACCATCTGGATGAGCGGGTCATTGTGGCTTCGGCCATGAATCCCTCCGCCCGGATGGAAGATTTCAAGCACACCGAGTATCAGGTGGTGGAAATGGATCCGGCTCAGGAGAACCGTTTTGTCTGGTTCAACATGGATTCCGATGCCAGAGAGTGGATTCTCTGGGGATTGCAGGAAGGCGATATTCACGCCCAGGTCATTGAGTTCATTTCGTCCTTTGACGAATATCTCCATTCCGCTTCGGAGGAAGAATTCATCGAAGCTACACCGCGCAGCTGGGAGCGCGTATCCGATGCCCTGAAGGTGATGGACCGGAGCACTCATTTTACCCGGGAGACCCTGTATCATTTTGTCCGGGGAAATGTCGGCACCCGAATCGCGCAGGATTTCATGGGCTTTCTGAAAGAAAATGAAAATCCTCTGCTCAAGGCCAGGGACCTGTTCCAGCTGGACCAGGTTACCCAGAGCGTGAAGGATGAAATTGCGCAGTCCTCTCATTCCAGGCTCTACATTCTGATGATGAACCTGCTCAAGGAGCTCAAAGGTGAGGTAAGTGATCAACGCGTCCGGCGCGTATCCCAGATTCTGCTCCTGTATCCCAGGGATCTGAGAATCTCACTGATGAAGGAAATCCGGGAAGTGTACGGCAAAGATCTGTATCTGCTGCTGCGGGAGGATGACCTTTTCCTGGAGGCGTTCTTTGAGTGCTATCGATAA
- a CDS encoding VWA-like domain-containing protein → MSAIDKRYEPSDRFETARRHLLRDVVAYTEGNGLRQGFMRDFFEYLRDIDFQLVKDGEDFYARFTREMKRGVDFSLTWPLATVVKGSEIQLLVNPISFLFLREAEARALIKHEVLHLILDHHSREHALKNRYSSLAINLAMDVAVNQYIKFLPAFSEKLNSVNARLELDLKFNETLETYARDIDRALARDRKAAARYQKEHGIDFSRVHDAWNRGNDLKKEASREKLNAMLREAGKGGTPEELKNLIQASGPAKLSWSDALRRALISMPAGRRKTITRRNRRQPHRLDLKGELRDYVPEVIVAIDISASIQDHDLKHFLSEILGITKAYRRSLRVIECDDKIQADYRIAALTDIRPMTRRRGGTAFSPVFERLRDEGLRQCFLIYFTDGQGEAELTLKPQHQVLWIVTGDSLSVKKPFGQVIRLNREQEVRNATFGLEAMRELLHEWAR, encoded by the coding sequence TTGAGTGCTATCGATAAGCGCTATGAGCCTTCCGACCGGTTTGAAACGGCCCGACGGCATCTGCTGCGGGATGTCGTGGCTTATACCGAAGGAAACGGTCTGCGCCAGGGGTTCATGCGGGATTTTTTTGAATACCTGCGCGACATCGATTTTCAGCTGGTGAAAGACGGGGAGGACTTTTATGCCCGGTTCACCCGGGAAATGAAACGAGGGGTGGATTTCAGCCTGACCTGGCCTCTGGCCACGGTGGTCAAGGGCAGTGAAATCCAGCTACTGGTCAATCCGATCTCGTTCTTATTTCTGCGCGAAGCGGAAGCCCGTGCGCTGATCAAGCATGAGGTGCTGCACCTGATTCTGGATCATCATTCGCGGGAACATGCCCTGAAGAACCGCTATTCAAGCCTGGCCATCAACCTGGCCATGGATGTGGCGGTGAACCAGTACATTAAGTTTTTGCCGGCGTTCAGTGAAAAGCTCAATTCGGTCAATGCCCGGCTGGAGCTGGATCTGAAATTCAATGAAACGCTGGAGACCTATGCCCGGGACATTGACCGGGCGCTGGCCAGAGATCGCAAAGCGGCTGCCCGGTATCAGAAGGAGCATGGCATCGATTTTTCCAGGGTCCACGATGCCTGGAACCGGGGGAATGACCTGAAAAAGGAGGCTTCCCGCGAAAAACTCAACGCCATGCTGCGGGAAGCCGGCAAGGGCGGAACGCCGGAGGAACTCAAGAATCTGATTCAGGCTTCCGGGCCGGCGAAGTTGTCCTGGAGCGACGCGCTGCGGCGGGCTCTGATTTCCATGCCGGCGGGCCGGCGCAAAACCATCACCCGGCGCAACCGCCGTCAGCCCCACCGGCTGGATCTTAAGGGCGAACTGAGGGATTACGTTCCGGAAGTCATTGTAGCCATCGACATCTCCGCCTCCATTCAGGACCATGACCTTAAACACTTTCTCAGTGAGATCCTTGGGATAACCAAAGCCTATCGCCGCAGTCTGCGGGTCATCGAATGCGATGACAAAATCCAGGCGGATTATCGCATCGCTGCACTGACGGATATCCGCCCCATGACCAGACGCCGGGGCGGCACCGCCTTCTCACCTGTCTTTGAGCGGCTGCGGGATGAGGGCCTGCGCCAGTGCTTCCTGATCTACTTTACCGATGGTCAGGGAGAGGCTGAACTGACGCTCAAGCCGCAGCATCAGGTGCTCTGGATTGTGACCGGCGATTCGCTCAGTGTGAAAAAGCCCTTTGGCCAAGTGATCCGGCTGAATCGGGAGCAGGAAGTCCGCAACGCGACCTTCGGTCTGGAGGCGATGCGGGAACTGCTCCATGAATGGGCCCGTTAA
- a CDS encoding HesB-like protein translates to MAMINISDAAYNEFRELLTANDITDTTVRIALAGFGCSGPRFGLMVDEPTENDATELVKELNFVVEKELVEEYEGFTILSDEENGGGGMSLRPLRLDESASGCSSCASGCSV, encoded by the coding sequence ATGGCAATGATTAACATCAGCGATGCAGCTTACAATGAATTCAGAGAGCTGCTGACAGCAAACGATATAACCGACACTACCGTTCGGATCGCCCTGGCCGGCTTTGGCTGTTCCGGACCAAGATTCGGACTTATGGTGGACGAGCCCACAGAGAATGACGCCACCGAACTGGTGAAGGAACTCAATTTCGTGGTGGAAAAGGAACTGGTGGAAGAATACGAAGGCTTCACCATCCTCTCCGATGAAGAAAACGGCGGAGGCGGAATGTCCTTAAGACCTCTGCGTCTGGACGAATCCGCATCAGGCTGCTCTTCCTGCGCCAGCGGCTGCTCCGTATAA
- the leuS gene encoding leucine--tRNA ligase — MINIRETEQKWQKHWLENHTFSASNQSEKEKYYYLIEFPYPSGSGLHVGHCRSHVALDVMARKKRMMGYNVLFPIGWDAFGAPAEQYAVKNKIHPKKAVEENIRTFKAQVQSMGTSFDWDREFSTTDPDYYKWTQWQFLKFFEAGLAYKAEKNINWCPSCKTGLSNEDSSGGVCERCGTPVVQKSKAQWMLKMQSYAEQLLEGLDDTHFQEKIKLAQVNWIGKSVGAEIDFAIAGTDEKLRVFTTRPDTIYGVTFMVLAPEHPMIETYQERITNLDEVRSYQHEATHKSEFERTQLNKDKTGVEIKGLKALNPVSGEELPIFISDYVMMGYGTGAIMAVPGHDQRDWEFARKFNVPIVEVIAGGDMDKEAYSGDGASVNSPLINGITDRKEAIGRIVDHLVEHRTGEAKVNYKLQDWVFSRQRFWGEPIPLIYCDSCGWQSVPYDQLPVELPEIVEYEPTEDGESPLANIDSWVNTTCPHCGGSARRETDTMPNWAGSSWYFLRYMDPKNDQEFVSREAMNYWGKVDWYNGGMEHATRHLLYARFWNQFLYNEGLVPYKEPFNVRVAHGMVLGSDGEKMSKSKGNVINPDDIIRQYGADTLRCYIMFMGDYEKEVSWNDHGVAGSRRFLDRIVKVGDKVRDGQSYSPALEKTYHKTIKKVTRDIDEMKFNTAIASLMILMNEIDEQSTVTRKDYRTLLHLLNPFCPHLTEELNEQFSLGEELSQSAWPTYDEAKTIDQEKEIAIQVNGKVRSTILVHLDDTEEAIKAKTLEDEKVQKFLEGKTVVKVIVIKGKIVNIVVK, encoded by the coding sequence ATGATAAACATTCGTGAAACCGAACAAAAATGGCAGAAGCACTGGCTGGAGAATCACACGTTCAGTGCCTCCAATCAATCTGAGAAGGAAAAATACTACTACCTGATCGAATTCCCCTATCCCTCCGGCTCCGGCCTCCACGTCGGCCATTGCCGCAGCCACGTGGCACTGGATGTCATGGCGCGCAAGAAACGAATGATGGGCTACAATGTCCTGTTCCCCATCGGCTGGGATGCCTTCGGCGCTCCGGCGGAGCAGTATGCCGTCAAGAACAAGATCCACCCGAAAAAAGCTGTGGAGGAAAACATCCGGACCTTCAAGGCTCAGGTTCAGTCCATGGGAACTTCCTTTGACTGGGACCGGGAGTTCTCCACCACGGACCCCGATTATTACAAGTGGACCCAGTGGCAGTTCCTGAAATTCTTTGAAGCCGGCCTGGCCTACAAAGCGGAGAAAAACATCAACTGGTGCCCCTCCTGCAAAACCGGTCTGTCCAATGAGGATTCCTCCGGCGGAGTCTGCGAGCGCTGCGGCACGCCCGTCGTTCAAAAATCCAAGGCGCAGTGGATGCTGAAGATGCAGAGCTACGCGGAACAGCTCCTGGAAGGTCTGGATGACACCCATTTCCAGGAGAAGATTAAACTGGCGCAGGTCAACTGGATCGGAAAATCCGTCGGAGCTGAAATCGACTTTGCCATCGCCGGAACGGACGAAAAACTGAGGGTCTTCACCACCCGGCCGGATACGATCTATGGCGTCACCTTCATGGTTCTGGCCCCGGAACACCCCATGATCGAAACCTACCAGGAGCGGATCACCAACCTGGATGAAGTCCGCAGCTATCAGCATGAGGCAACCCACAAATCCGAATTCGAGCGGACGCAGCTCAACAAAGATAAAACCGGAGTGGAAATCAAGGGACTCAAAGCCCTCAACCCGGTCAGCGGCGAAGAACTCCCCATCTTTATCTCCGACTATGTCATGATGGGCTACGGCACCGGAGCCATCATGGCGGTCCCCGGCCACGATCAGAGAGACTGGGAATTTGCCCGTAAATTCAATGTCCCCATCGTGGAAGTCATTGCCGGCGGCGACATGGATAAGGAAGCCTATTCCGGGGATGGCGCCAGCGTCAATTCACCTCTGATCAACGGCATCACCGACCGCAAGGAAGCCATCGGTCGGATCGTGGACCATCTGGTCGAACACCGCACCGGTGAGGCGAAAGTCAACTACAAGCTGCAGGACTGGGTCTTCTCCCGCCAGCGCTTCTGGGGCGAGCCGATTCCACTGATCTACTGCGACAGCTGCGGCTGGCAGAGCGTCCCCTATGACCAGCTTCCGGTGGAGCTTCCGGAAATTGTCGAATATGAGCCGACAGAAGACGGTGAAAGCCCCTTGGCCAACATCGACTCCTGGGTAAATACCACCTGCCCGCACTGCGGCGGATCCGCCCGCCGGGAAACCGACACCATGCCCAACTGGGCGGGTTCCTCCTGGTATTTCTTGCGCTACATGGATCCAAAGAACGACCAGGAGTTCGTCTCCCGGGAAGCCATGAATTACTGGGGCAAGGTTGACTGGTACAACGGCGGCATGGAGCACGCCACCCGCCATCTGCTGTACGCCCGGTTCTGGAATCAGTTCCTCTACAATGAAGGCCTCGTTCCCTACAAAGAACCCTTCAACGTCCGGGTGGCACATGGCATGGTGCTTGGTTCCGATGGCGAGAAAATGAGCAAATCCAAGGGGAATGTCATCAATCCCGATGACATCATCCGTCAGTACGGCGCGGATACCCTGCGCTGCTACATCATGTTCATGGGCGACTATGAAAAGGAAGTATCCTGGAACGACCACGGAGTAGCCGGTTCGCGTCGGTTCCTCGACCGGATCGTCAAGGTCGGCGATAAAGTACGGGACGGCCAGAGCTATAGCCCCGCCCTGGAAAAAACATACCACAAGACCATCAAGAAAGTGACCCGTGACATCGATGAAATGAAATTCAACACGGCCATCGCCAGCCTGATGATCCTGATGAATGAGATCGATGAACAGAGCACCGTCACCCGCAAGGATTACCGGACCCTGCTGCATCTGCTCAATCCCTTCTGTCCGCACCTGACCGAAGAGCTCAATGAACAGTTCAGCCTGGGCGAAGAACTGTCCCAGTCCGCCTGGCCAACCTATGATGAAGCGAAAACCATTGACCAGGAAAAGGAAATCGCGATCCAGGTCAACGGCAAAGTCCGTTCCACCATCCTGGTGCACCTGGATGACACCGAAGAAGCCATCAAAGCCAAAACTCTGGAAGATGAAAAGGTTCAGAAGTTCCTGGAAGGCAAGACCGTGGTCAAAGTCATCGTCATCAAAGGCAAGATCGTCAATATCGTCGTCAAATAG